GCCCCTGCGGACCGAACTCGCGCGCCATGCCCTGGGAGATCATCCGCAGGCCCGCCTTCGCGGCGGCGAAGTGCGCGAAGCCCGCGCGGCCTCGAAGGCTGGCGGATGCGCCGGTGAAGATGACGGTGCCCCGGCCCAGGGGCACCAGCCTCCGGGCCGCCTCGCGTCCAACGAGGAACCCTCCGAAGCAGCCCACCCGCCAGAAGTCCTCGAAGGTCGCGGCGTCCAGGTCGCGGAAGGGCACCTGCCGGTTGTTGCCGGCGTTGAACACGACCAGGTCCACGGGGGCGAAGCCCGCTCCCGGAGCCAGGGCCCGGTCGAACAGCCGCGCGACGTCCGCCTCCCGCGTCGCGTCCGCGACCACCGCCTCGCCACTGCCGCCCGCGGCCGTGAGCCCCGCGACCACGCGATCCAACTTCTCCCGCGTGCGCCCCGCGACGAGCACGTGGTGGCCTTCCGAGGCGAACTTCCGGCACAGGGCCGCGCCCAGGCCCTGTTCAGCGCCGACGCCCACGACGACCGCGGTGGGCTTGAGGGAGGAGGTCATCGGAAGCAGCTCCGGGAAGAGGGGACTGGCTGCATCAAATCGCCTGGGGCGCGCGGAACAAGGGCGCACCCAGCGCCGCGCCGTTGACGCCACCATCAACGAACAGATCCTGCCCGCTCACGTAGGACGCGTCGTCGGAGGCGAGGAAGAGCACCGTCTTCGCGATCTCCTCCGGCCTGCCCATGCGCCCCAGGGGAATGGTGGCGGACATGCCGCGCTCCATCTTCGCGAAGGCCTCCGGCGTGGGCGCGTTCTTCTCCCAGATGGGCGTGTTCGTCGCGCCAGGGGACACGACGTTGACGCGGATGCCCTTGGGCGCGAGCTCCGCCGCCAGCACGCTCCCCATCGCCTTCAGCGCGCCCTTGCTCGCGGCATAGGCCGAGTACCCCGGCATCCCCAGCTCGCTGTGCACGGAGCTGG
This DNA window, taken from Corallococcus coralloides DSM 2259, encodes the following:
- a CDS encoding SDR family NAD(P)-dependent oxidoreductase produces the protein MTSSLKPTAVVVGVGAEQGLGAALCRKFASEGHHVLVAGRTREKLDRVVAGLTAAGGSGEAVVADATREADVARLFDRALAPGAGFAPVDLVVFNAGNNRQVPFRDLDAATFEDFWRVGCFGGFLVGREAARRLVPLGRGTVIFTGASASLRGRAGFAHFAAAKAGLRMISQGMAREFGPQGLHVAHVLIDGGIDGERLHTLAPERVKALGEDGLLHIDAIAETYWQLHRQHRSAWTQEVDLRPFKESF